One Dictyoglomus thermophilum H-6-12 DNA window includes the following coding sequences:
- a CDS encoding ATP-binding cassette domain-containing protein, with the protein MGGERNLYTRLSAIENLEYFADLYGVPYKNRKEKIKELLEIVGLPSNRLKDKVETYSKGMKQKLQIARGLINDPEIIFLDEPTIGLDPIGAREIRNIIKRLKNMKKPLFLRVITCRK; encoded by the coding sequence ATGGGAGGAGAAAGAAATCTTTATACGAGGTTGTCCGCTATTGAAAATTTGGAGTACTTCGCTGATCTATACGGTGTACCCTATAAAAACAGAAAAGAAAAAATAAAGGAATTACTTGAAATTGTTGGCTTACCCAGTAATAGATTAAAAGATAAGGTAGAAACATATTCAAAAGGAATGAAACAAAAATTACAGATTGCAAGAGGACTTATTAACGACCCTGAAATCATCTTTTTAGATGAGCCTACTATTGGTCTTGATCCTATAGGAGCAAGAGAGATCAGAAATATAATTAAGAGATTAAAAAATATGAAAAAACCATTATTTTTACGAGTCATTACATGCAGGAAGTAG
- a CDS encoding ATP-binding cassette domain-containing protein — MIEVKDLYRKYLIKIRIFDFKKKPEKIIALKGISFQVNKGEIFGILGPNGAGKTTTIKILSTLLLPTSGEVKILGYDIT; from the coding sequence ATAATAGAAGTTAAGGATTTATATAGGAAATACTTAATAAAAATAAGAATATTTGATTTTAAAAAGAAACCAGAGAAAATAATTGCTCTCAAAGGAATATCCTTTCAAGTAAATAAGGGAGAAATTTTTGGAATCTTAGGACCTAACGGGGCAGGAAAAACTACCACTATAAAAATTCTTAGTACCTTACTTTTACCTACCAGTGGTGAGGTAAAAATTTTAGGCTACGACATAACATAA
- a CDS encoding 4Fe-4S cluster-binding domain-containing protein, with protein MNLPLYLDFDNKKIHPNGWEVVYFLNPSCSGSCAHCWSYNKFLGFYLPTEWHINFWRKVDFNKLREIRLTGGEPLEYKGLSEVIKILTYKNFERSIPIYIFTSGRRCHLFKKRKGRSKRDHRKFS; from the coding sequence ATGAATCTTCCATTATATTTGGACTTTGATAATAAAAAAATACATCCTAATGGATGGGAAGTTGTTTATTTCCTAAATCCTTCTTGTAGCGGGAGTTGTGCTCATTGTTGGTCTTATAATAAATTTTTAGGTTTTTACTTACCTACAGAATGGCACATTAATTTTTGGAGGAAAGTAGATTTTAATAAACTAAGAGAAATAAGACTTACTGGGGGTGAACCATTAGAATATAAAGGATTATCAGAAGTTATTAAAATTTTGACTTATAAAAATTTCGAAAGGTCTATTCCAATATATATTTTTACAAGTGGTAGAAGGTGTCATCTCTTTAAAAAAAGGAAAGGAAGGAGTAAAAGAGACCATAGAAAATTTAGTTAA
- a CDS encoding ligand-binding sensor domain-containing protein yields the protein MNLKGYIKIIPLILILLLSCGFSNPTQSSSSQEGITWQKVFGGKSDDGAYSIQQTSDGGYIIAGVTTSFGAGGNDFYIIKLDKDGNKMWEKTFGGKSDDVAASVQQTSDGGYIVAGGTYSFGAGRADVYIIKLDKDGNKMWEKTFGGSDNDLACSIQQTSDGGYIVAGGTYSFGAGEEDVYIIKLDSNGNKMWEKTFGGKSDDVANSIQQTSDGGYIVAGYTPSFGAGGEDIYIIKLDRNGNKMWEKTFGGSGNDYANSIQQTSDGGYIVAGGTTSFGAGGIDVYIIKLDAGESSKPTQPSSSQEVITWQKVFGGKSDDGAYSIQQTSDGGYIVAGGTYSFGAGGVDVYIIKLDSNGNKMWEKYFGGKGDDGAASIQQTSDGGYIVAGGTTSFGAGGIDVYIIKLDKDGNKMWEKTFGGKSDDRAWSIQQTSDGGYIVAGVYNLLWCRRKRFLHNKTG from the coding sequence ATGAATTTAAAAGGGTATATTAAAATTATTCCATTAATCTTAATCCTTCTTTTGTCTTGTGGATTTTCAAACCCCACTCAATCATCTTCATCACAAGAAGGAATAACTTGGCAAAAAGTTTTTGGGGGAAAAAGTGATGATGGGGCATATTCAATTCAGCAAACATCAGATGGGGGATATATCATCGCAGGAGTTACAACCTCCTTTGGTGCAGGAGGAAACGATTTTTACATAATAAAACTGGATAAGGATGGAAATAAAATGTGGGAAAAAACTTTTGGGGGAAAAAGTGATGATGTGGCAGCTTCAGTTCAGCAAACATCAGATGGCGGATATATCGTCGCAGGAGGCACATATTCCTTTGGTGCAGGAAGAGCAGATGTTTACATAATAAAACTGGATAAGGATGGAAATAAAATGTGGGAGAAAACTTTCGGTGGAAGTGATAATGATTTGGCATGTTCAATTCAACAAACATCAGATGGGGGATATATAGTTGCAGGAGGTACATATTCCTTTGGTGCAGGAGAAGAAGATGTTTACATAATAAAACTAGATAGCAATGGAAATAAAATGTGGGAAAAAACTTTCGGCGGAAAAAGTGATGATGTGGCAAATTCAATTCAGCAAACATCAGATGGCGGATATATCGTCGCAGGATATACACCCTCCTTTGGCGCAGGTGGAGAAGATATTTACATAATAAAACTGGATAGGAATGGAAATAAAATGTGGGAAAAAACTTTCGGTGGAAGTGGTAATGATTATGCAAATTCAATTCAGCAAACATCAGATGGGGGATATATAGTTGCAGGAGGTACAACCTCCTTTGGTGCAGGAGGAATCGATGTTTACATAATAAAACTGGACGCAGGTGAATCTTCAAAACCTACTCAACCATCTTCATCACAAGAAGTGATAACTTGGCAAAAAGTTTTTGGCGGAAAAAGTGATGATGGGGCATATTCAATTCAGCAAACATCAGATGGGGGATATATTGTCGCAGGAGGTACATATTCCTTTGGTGCAGGAGGAGTAGATGTTTACATAATAAAACTGGATAGTAACGGAAATAAAATGTGGGAAAAATATTTCGGCGGAAAAGGTGATGATGGGGCAGCTTCAATTCAGCAAACATCAGATGGCGGATATATAGTTGCAGGAGGTACAACCTCCTTTGGTGCAGGAGGAATCGATGTTTACATAATAAAACTGGATAAGGATGGAAATAAAATGTGGGAAAAAACTTTTGGGGGAAAAAGTGATGATCGGGCATGGTCAATTCAGCAAACATCAGATGGGGGATATATTGTCGCAGGAGTTTACAACCTCCTTTGGTGCAGGAGGAAACGATTTTTACATAATAAAACTGGATAA
- the hepT gene encoding type VII toxin-antitoxin system HepT family RNase toxin, whose protein sequence is MQIDIEKIKQRISDINESLEEIQKLTSLDVNEFWSDKRNIAALKYFLLQAIEALGGICVHICAKRFNKGVSSLGECIEILEKEKVLDKDLSERLRNMIRFRNKLVHRYWEIEDQKVYEYAKKDIKDFTDFIEAIKRIF, encoded by the coding sequence ATGCAGATAGATATTGAAAAAATAAAACAGAGAATTTCTGACATCAATGAATCCTTAGAGGAGATTCAAAAATTAACCTCCTTAGATGTAAATGAATTCTGGTCTGACAAGAGAAATATAGCAGCCTTAAAATACTTCCTTCTCCAGGCTATAGAAGCCTTAGGAGGGATATGTGTTCACATCTGTGCTAAAAGATTCAACAAGGGAGTTTCCAGCTTAGGAGAATGCATAGAAATCCTTGAAAAAGAGAAAGTCTTAGATAAAGATCTCTCGGAGAGATTAAGAAATATGATAAGATTCAGAAATAAACTTGTTCATAGATATTGGGAGATAGAAGATCAAAAAGTTTATGAGTATGCCAAAAAGGATATTAAAGACTTCACTGATTTTATAGAGGCAATTAAAAGGATTTTTTAA
- a CDS encoding nucleotidyltransferase domain-containing protein, whose amino-acid sequence MNKEFYSLDEKERKRIIDEIRKILQEEENIIFAYLYGSFLNALSFRDIDIGIYLNKIDEKNIEELELKMIKEISKKINLPFEIIDLRVLNYAKNSFLNNIFRTGLLLFTRDEKFLTDLIETTSLEAISNEYISYLSLKELLP is encoded by the coding sequence ATGAACAAGGAATTTTACTCCCTTGATGAAAAAGAAAGAAAAAGAATTATTGATGAGATTAGAAAAATTCTTCAAGAGGAAGAGAATATAATTTTTGCATATTTATATGGATCTTTCTTAAATGCTCTTTCTTTCAGAGATATTGACATAGGTATTTATCTCAACAAAATTGACGAAAAAAACATTGAGGAATTAGAACTTAAAATGATAAAAGAAATCTCCAAAAAGATTAACCTACCTTTTGAGATTATTGACTTAAGGGTATTAAATTATGCCAAAAATTCTTTTTTAAACAACATTTTTAGAACAGGTCTTCTCCTTTTTACAAGAGACGAAAAATTCCTTACAGATTTAATAGAAACAACATCCCTTGAAGCCATTAGTAATGAGTATATATCCTACTTATCTTTAAAGGAGCTTCTTCCTTGA
- a CDS encoding ABC transporter ATP-binding protein — protein MKEDFNFLTPKKEDISLAKLKILLPYFKIHLGSFVIASIFLIISSFITIPVPYLTKIVIDKVLLGSKNAKLLVNLVIIMAILHIARSIFSGMTQYLFTKLNQEIIATLKSELFKKILKLPFSFYDQAQTGYLLSRIGEIEGLGFFFSSTLVSQLIRLGEFIFALFMLFYLNWKLTLVALSILPFYYLALKPLSQRITYITKDVLESSAKLMGKVQERISGAEVIKLFATEEREAMEIEKGFKEISRKNVLQSIIFTLFSEFNITLIALGGLLILWRGGLDIINGSFTLGSYIAFTAYAQRLYGPIQSLATFNFTIYPALVSLKRVTEIMEMAKEEEGEITINKLKEGISFVNVYFSYDGKNKVLENINLDIKVGEKVAIVGPNGSGKTTLIRLLLRMYKPSEGKIFIDSIDLGKIKLSSLREKIGIVSQNIFLFNDTVRNNISYANPNISDNEINNLLKEMDLYQFLMEGFPNGLDTIIGERGVKTSGGQNKIIAFLRAILKNPEILILDEATSEIDTRVEEKIFKFIKEKMKDTTCVIITPKDLPKETFINKIVYLENGKIVNIVTMI, from the coding sequence ATGAAAGAGGATTTTAATTTCCTTACTCCCAAGAAAGAAGATATTTCCTTAGCAAAACTTAAGATATTGTTACCTTATTTCAAAATTCATCTTGGTAGTTTTGTAATCGCAAGTATATTTCTTATAATCTCGTCCTTTATTACAATTCCTGTTCCCTATTTAACAAAGATAGTAATCGATAAGGTTTTATTAGGAAGTAAAAATGCAAAGTTACTTGTTAATTTGGTCATTATTATGGCAATTCTTCACATAGCAAGAAGTATATTCTCTGGTATGACCCAATATCTTTTTACAAAGTTAAACCAAGAAATTATCGCAACTTTAAAAAGTGAGTTATTTAAAAAGATTTTGAAACTACCTTTCTCTTTTTACGATCAAGCTCAAACAGGCTATCTTTTAAGCAGAATTGGAGAAATAGAAGGATTAGGATTCTTCTTCTCTTCTACATTAGTAAGCCAATTAATAAGATTAGGAGAATTTATTTTTGCCCTTTTTATGCTCTTTTATCTTAATTGGAAATTAACCTTAGTTGCTCTTTCAATTTTACCCTTTTATTATCTAGCTCTTAAACCTTTGTCTCAAAGAATTACATATATTACAAAGGATGTTTTAGAATCCTCTGCTAAATTAATGGGCAAAGTACAAGAAAGAATTTCAGGAGCAGAAGTAATTAAACTTTTTGCTACCGAGGAAAGAGAGGCTATGGAAATTGAAAAGGGATTTAAAGAAATTAGCAGAAAAAATGTTCTACAAAGTATAATCTTTACATTATTCTCAGAATTTAATATCACTCTTATTGCTTTAGGCGGACTTCTTATCCTATGGAGAGGAGGTTTAGATATAATAAATGGATCCTTTACTTTAGGAAGTTATATTGCTTTCACAGCCTATGCGCAGAGACTTTATGGTCCTATTCAAAGTTTAGCTACTTTTAATTTTACTATTTACCCAGCTCTTGTCTCTTTAAAAAGAGTTACTGAAATTATGGAGATGGCAAAAGAAGAAGAAGGTGAAATAACAATTAATAAATTAAAAGAAGGAATATCTTTTGTTAATGTCTACTTTTCCTATGATGGAAAAAATAAAGTTTTAGAAAATATAAACTTAGATATAAAAGTAGGAGAAAAAGTCGCAATAGTAGGTCCTAATGGTAGTGGAAAAACTACTCTAATCCGACTGCTTCTTAGAATGTATAAACCTTCGGAAGGAAAAATTTTTATAGACAGTATCGACTTAGGTAAAATAAAGCTTTCCTCTTTAAGAGAAAAAATCGGAATTGTTTCCCAAAATATCTTCTTATTTAATGATACTGTTAGAAATAACATTTCCTATGCAAATCCCAACATCTCTGATAATGAGATAAATAATCTCCTAAAAGAGATGGATTTATACCAATTTTTAATGGAAGGATTCCCCAATGGGCTTGACACCATAATAGGAGAAAGAGGAGTAAAAACATCTGGAGGACAAAACAAGATAATTGCTTTTCTCAGAGCTATATTGAAAAATCCTGAAATTCTCATACTTGACGAGGCAACCTCTGAAATAGATACAAGGGTAGAAGAAAAGATATTTAAATTTATAAAAGAAAAGATGAAAGATACAACTTGTGTCATCATTACTCCTAAGGATTTACCTAAGGAAACCTTTATAAATAAAATTGTTTATTTGGAGAATGGAAAAATCGTAAATATAGTAACAATGATATAA